A portion of the Rhizoctonia solani chromosome 6, complete sequence genome contains these proteins:
- a CDS encoding Sugar (and other) transporter, with the protein MARYFSREQWQKIKDNRRLVYCTVVINMGALLLGYDSGIAGAIIPLRAFKHDMQIDGTRTAVATVNSNVVSVLFGGAFFGSIITSFLSYYLGRRAALLYSMILFALGGALQTAAKNLQWIYAGRFVSGLAVGATSLISPYFIAEISPAKHRARTVGAFQAFLVAGSLLAYWVTYGCDLQFHPTLVNDNPPVGTNTTGTTDPGAPADPATTSHLEFHSAQWRVPMGLQLLPGVIFTVLMIGVCESPRWLASKERKEDAIRTLAWLRCVDMGKQSEGDSDSQVGREKEKEKGDEHGPQSTMTTLSRVDAPSTPDQRPAVLQRPEIAAIHEEYAGIQAQLDETRGASYRELVSRVNLKRVAVSTYVAVFHIWTFHTGILYYAPTVFKSIGFSDTRSALLASGVFGAVKFVSTILALAFTVNRWGRVTGMAVGTGFQGILFFILGAILKVKPPHPGPIESASIAMMAIIYLYVIVYSFGMGPLPWVYSSEIYPLRIRELGQMWFTALTWACNFATSRVKLGWKTWMLFAALNLGGGMLCWIICPETKGLSMEELDILFGAISAEQRAADIEKVLQGHADGSRLNVPPRD; encoded by the exons ATGGCCCGTTACTTTAGTAGAGAGCAATGGCAGAAAATCAAGGATAATAGGCGGCTGGTCTATTGCACAGTTGTGATCAATATGGGAGCACT CCTTCTGGGGTACGATAGCGGCATAGCAGGTGCTATCATCCCCCTCCGAGCGTTCAAACACGATATGCAAATTGACGGGACTCGTACCGCGGTTGCAACAGTCAATTCAAACGTTGTGTCTGTGCTCTT TGGTGGAGCCTTTTTTGGTTCGATTATCACCTCATTTCTATCATACTACCTCGGGCGCCGGGCTGCACTGCTGTACAGCATGATCCTTTTTGCGCTCGGAGGTGCACTGCAGACGGCGGCAAAGAACTTGCAGTGGATCTATGCGGGCCGAT TCGTGTCTGGCCTGGCGGTCGGTGCCACATCTCTCATCTCGCCTTACTTTATTGCAGAAATTTCCCCTGCCAAACACCGTGCGAGGACTGTAGGCGCATTCCAAGCGTTTCTAGTCGCAGGCTCTCTGTTGGCGTATTGGGTAACATATGGGTGCGACCTTCAATTCCATCCGACTCTGGTCAACGATAACCCCCCAGTCGGAACCAACACAACGGGAACGACTGACCCGGGCGCCCCAGCTGACCCAGCAACAACTTCGCACCTCGAGTTTCACTCTGCGCAATGGCGAGTTCCGATGGGATTGCAACTCCTTCCTGGTGTGATTTTCACAGTGCTAATGATCGGTGTCTGCGAGAGTCCACGGTGGTTGGCGAGCAAAGAGAGAAAAGAAGATGCGATCAGGACTTTGGCGTGGTTAAGGTGTGTGGACATGGGAAAACAATCTGAGGGAGATTCGGATAGTCAGGTCGGgagggagaaggagaaggagaaagGGGATGAGCATGGGCCGCAATCGACGATGACCACACTTTCGAGGGTCGATGCTCCGAGTACGCCGGACCAGCGACCTGCCGTGCTTCAACGCCCCGAGATTGCCGCTATTCATGAAGAGTATGCTGGCATCCAGGCTCAATTGGACGAAACTCGCGGTGCGAGCTATCGTGAACTGGTGAGCCGGGTGAACTTGAAGCGCGTGGCGGTCAGCACGTATGTGGCCGTGTTCCACATCTGGACTTTTCATACAGGGATCTTGTACTATGC GCCGACTGTATTCAAGAGTATTGGATTCTCTGATACAAGGAGCGCATTGTTGGCAAGTGGAGTTTTTGGTGCTGTCAAG TTCGTATCTACGATTCTCGCACTTGCGTTTACCG TCAATCGATGGGGTCGCGTGACGGGTATGGCGGTAGGCACCGGGTTCCAGGGTATTCTTTTCTTC ATCCTCGGCGCGATTCTTAAAGTCAAACCTCCCCACCCCGGTCCAATCGAATCGGCAAGTATCGCTATGATGGCTATAATATATCTCTACGT TATTGTGTACTCTTTTGGAATGG GCCCACTCCCGTGGGTATACTCTTCCGAGATTTATCCTCTGAGGATTAGGGAACTTGGACAAATGTGGTTTACCGCGCTTACTT GGGCGTGCAACTTTGCGACATCACGG GTTAAATTGGGATGGAAGACGTGGATGTTAT TCGCAGCG CTAAATCT CGGAGGGGGAATGTTATGCTGGATCATATGTCCTGAGACGAAAGGATTAAGCATGGAAGA GTTGGATATCCTCTTTGGTGCCATTTCGGCTGAACAGCGCGCGGCGGATATTGAGAAAGTTTTACAAGGACATGCGGATGGGAGTCGGCTGAATGTTCCGCCGCGGGATTAA
- a CDS encoding cell wall glycoside hydrolase YteR, with the protein MRTLSPLLVYALSASALSPATVELVKARLKDAAKKSWEIGTRAQALLELEAPSVSVFTASSIPGSPAVASSPSLNSTTLNAARLAFTNGQLDDVVGLSHEILANKQQGTLPLMKDGSSADPASNGVGMIIANWTEAQGSDFAAAASDQLTWLLEHVPRSSKGAISHRNSEVQLWSDFIYMVPPFLAYYGASTSNASLVSEAHNQIKLYRDVLRDKPTGIWQHIRQGSFEDRGLWSTGNGWAAMGIMRVAATIRAAGYSSQFKEEMNDFETRTAEILDGMWPLITEEGLFYNYANDPKTFLDAAGTALMVASTYRAATMFNNTKHLDIAEKVYKVIGGTDSNSTSTSSTSSIPEPTGETKKHRSIRQVHHRVQLSQLKHTNENHGPIARANAHHRSETHVSPRASVHLTSDGWLNPVVDPHSFKKLGEHSAEGQAFVIMMYASRNDYLVHSKLKIGARPGGFGANVVGFSMTGGNNGLNSTRGAGGLTGVGNAGVGLVSGGSANEERKNSDYKSAGFEVGTIIGAVGAVLAWIM; encoded by the exons ATGCGAACTCTTTCGCCTCTCCTCGTATACGCTCTTTCCGCCTCTGCTTTATCCCCTGCAACAGTCGAGCTCGTTAAAGCGAGACTGAAAGATGCGGCTAAGAAGAG TTGGGAAATCGGAACAAGGGCTCAGGCGCTGTTGGAACTCGAAGCGCCTTCTGTTTCGGTCTTCACCGCTTCTTCTATCCCAGGATCTCCTGCAGTTGCTTCCTCTCCTTCTCTCAATTCAACCACCCTCAACGCTGCCAGGCTCGCATTTACGAATGGGCAACTTGATGATGTGGTTGGTTTATCTCATGAAATTCTAGCGAACAAGCAACAGGGCACACTTCCTCTAATGAAAGATGGAAGCTCTGCTGATCCAGCATCCAACGGCGTCGGGATGATCATCGCCAACTGGACGGAAGCTCAGGGATCAGAttttgctgctgctgcctcGGATCAGTTGACTTGGCTCCTCGAACACGTCCCTCGTTCGTCCAAGGGTGCCATCTCGCATCGTAATTCGGAAGTTCAACTCTGGTCCGATTTCATCTATATGGTTCCCCCCTTTTTGGCTTACTATGGAGCGAGCACTTCCAACGCTTCCCTTGTCTCCGAGGCACACAATCAAATCAAGTTGTACAGGGATGTTCTGAGGGACAAGCCTACAGGTATATGGCAACATATCCGTCAAGGGTCTTTTGAAGATAGGGGGTTGTGGAGTACGGGTAACGGATGGGCCGCGATGGGTATTATGCGCGTGGCTGCTACTATCCGCGCTGCCGGCTATTCTTCCCAGTTCAAAGAGGAAATGAACGATTTCGAAACACGGACGGCAGAAATTTTGGACGGAATGTGGCCCTTGATT ACTGAAGAAGGCTTATTCTACAACTACGCCAATGATCCAAAAACCTTTTTGGACGCGGCTGGGACTGCCTTGATGGTTGCTAGCACCTACCGCGCAGCGACCATGTTTAATAATACCAAGCACCTGGACATTGCTGAGAAGGTATACAAGGTCATTGGCGGTACAGATTCCAACTCTACCTCTACCTCTTCCACTTCCTCCATTCCTGAGCCAACTGGGGAGACAAAGAAACATCGTTCCATCCGCCAAGTCCACCACCGTGTCCAGCTCTCGCAACTCAAGCATACGAACGAAAACCACGGACCCATCGCACGCGCCAATGCTCACCATCGTTCCGAGACTCACGTTAGCCCTCGTGCCTCGGTGCATCTCACATCCGACGGCTGGCTCAACCCGGTCGTAGACCCACACTCATTCAAGAAACTCGGAGAACACAGCGCGGAAGGACAGGCGTTTGTGATCATGATGTATGCTTCGCGAAATGACTATCTAGTCCACTCGAAACTCAAGATCGGAGCTCGGCCGGGTGGATTTGGGGCGAATGTTGTTGGGTTTTCCATGACCGGCGGTAACAATGGGTTGAATTCTACTCGTGGTGCGGGCGGATTGACTGGTGTCGGAAATGCTGGCGTTGGTTTGGTTTCTGGTGGTTCGGCAAAcgaggagaggaagaatagtGACTATAAATCGGCCGGGTTTGAAGTCGGAACGATCATCGGAGCTGTGGGTGCGGTGCTTGCGTGGATCATGTGA